The proteins below are encoded in one region of Clostridium pasteurianum DSM 525 = ATCC 6013:
- a CDS encoding GerAB/ArcD/ProY family transporter, giving the protein MKEKITSSQFLAIMFLAPYGTASLFFTTPETKNDVWIALLFYSFTSIIIQMIYINLFNKYPKDSIVTYLPKIYGKYIGFILSIIYIYFFAYDAARGLRDFTELTTSFALIRMPVYIIAATSMIIITYSVYKGIENIGSMSQIGFLILLASTIIIYILLFMTKNILHFNNILPILHNGFIFVALKGWKLSIFPYGEFVVMTMLYSFLLQRNRLKKTIILTSILEGISLTLNNILFITALGYEFAVLNQYPLLETLRLVRIGDFLNRLDIIFLVVLMLGGFFKISILMYASALGISQLFRIKNWGLLCSVLGIIISITSFIIAENNPEHINIGWNYVMVYFFPFIVIIIPLLSLIVYHIKKFVLKIYAPTK; this is encoded by the coding sequence ATGAAGGAAAAAATAACCTCATCTCAGTTTCTAGCAATAATGTTTCTAGCTCCTTATGGAACTGCAAGTTTATTTTTTACAACTCCAGAAACCAAAAATGATGTTTGGATTGCATTACTTTTTTACTCTTTTACTTCTATAATAATTCAAATGATTTATATAAACCTCTTTAACAAATATCCAAAAGACTCCATAGTAACCTATTTACCTAAGATATATGGAAAATATATTGGTTTCATATTAAGTATAATATACATATATTTCTTTGCCTATGATGCTGCAAGAGGTCTGAGAGATTTCACTGAGCTTACTACGTCCTTTGCATTAATAAGAATGCCTGTATATATCATAGCCGCGACTTCTATGATAATAATTACCTATAGTGTTTATAAGGGAATTGAAAATATAGGAAGTATGTCACAAATTGGGTTTTTAATTTTATTAGCTTCTACTATAATTATTTACATACTATTATTTATGACTAAAAATATACTTCATTTTAACAACATATTACCAATTCTTCATAATGGATTTATATTTGTAGCTTTAAAAGGATGGAAGCTTTCTATATTTCCATATGGGGAATTTGTGGTTATGACTATGTTATATTCTTTTCTACTGCAAAGAAATAGATTAAAAAAAACTATAATTTTAACATCAATTTTAGAGGGTATTTCTCTCACCTTAAATAATATCCTTTTTATAACAGCTTTAGGTTATGAATTCGCCGTTTTAAACCAATATCCTTTACTTGAAACTCTAAGATTAGTACGTATAGGAGATTTTTTAAATAGATTAGATATAATATTTTTAGTTGTTTTAATGTTAGGTGGATTTTTTAAAATTTCTATATTAATGTATGCATCAGCCCTTGGAATTTCACAATTGTTTAGGATTAAAAATTGGGGATTGTTATGCAGTGTACTAGGTATAATAATATCAATAACTTCATTTATAATAGCTGAAAATAATCCAGAGCATATCAATATTGGCTGGAATTATGTAATGGTATACTTTTTTCCTTTTATTGTTATTATAATCCCCTTATTATCCCTTATAGTTTATCATATAAAAAAATTTGTATTAAAAATATATGCTCCTACTAAATAA
- a CDS encoding J domain-containing protein, with protein sequence MKYDGIGLHPKVKELLNRYTILKDELSKLIEEREYITITEIPRLESEYKFKVGITEYDCFALKIEMRAMRHEIKMRQNALRNGQNISDEEIKSRIELELKNWKKQIDQMNEEINKAKIYLSGPTLSEEEAKELKILYRNTAKKLHPDINPDLSEDNKILWTKINEVYKDGNIEELRNLSAKVNDIEEDLHLDDENVLDSMSNRIVKMRNNIEKVTQDIDKLSSEFPFNMKEKLNDKEWIRIKNEETTKQIENLEKKKVFLKAMLAEF encoded by the coding sequence ATGAAATATGATGGAATAGGGCTTCATCCAAAAGTTAAAGAATTATTGAATAGGTATACCATTTTAAAAGATGAGTTAAGTAAGTTGATAGAAGAAAGAGAATATATAACTATTACTGAAATTCCAAGACTTGAATCTGAATACAAATTTAAAGTTGGAATTACTGAATATGATTGCTTTGCTTTAAAGATTGAAATGAGAGCTATGAGACATGAAATAAAAATGAGACAAAATGCTCTTAGAAATGGACAGAATATTAGTGACGAAGAAATTAAGAGTAGAATTGAACTGGAATTAAAAAATTGGAAAAAGCAAATTGATCAGATGAATGAAGAAATTAACAAAGCTAAAATATATTTAAGCGGCCCTACTTTATCTGAAGAAGAAGCTAAAGAGTTAAAAATACTATACAGAAATACTGCAAAAAAGCTTCATCCAGATATAAACCCTGATTTATCTGAAGATAATAAAATTTTGTGGACAAAAATTAATGAAGTATATAAAGATGGTAATATAGAAGAATTAAGAAATTTAAGTGCTAAGGTAAATGATATAGAAGAAGATTTACATCTAGATGATGAAAATGTGCTAGATAGTATGAGTAATAGGATAGTGAAAATGAGAAATAATATAGAAAAAGTTACTCAGGATATTGATAAATTAAGTTCTGAATTTCCATTTAATATGAAAGAAAAATTAAATGATAAAGAGTGGATTAGAATAAAGAATGAAGAAACAACTAAGCAAATAGAGAACTTAGAAAAGAAAAAGGTATTCTTAAAGGCTATGTTAGCTGAATTTTAG
- a CDS encoding HepT-like ribonuclease domain-containing protein: MVEFRNITVYDHETVNLNILKEIIEKHLNTLKSFAELVSNKIL, translated from the coding sequence ATGGTTGAATTTAGGAATATAACAGTCTATGACCATGAAACTGTAAATTTAAATATATTAAAGGAAATAATAGAAAAACATCTAAACACTTTAAAAAGTTTTGCTGAACTGGTGTCAAACAAAATATTATAA
- a CDS encoding HAMP domain-containing sensor histidine kinase, whose translation MKRYFGNPELRMSSVLLLFISILFMTVTIFTLKLYHDNLKVDYIKTLGAVTAKVSEKNPQLGREIIPLITKEVTKQDEEKGKIILKQYGLTSKLENQLFPYVNETSIKDIYSIITIFILMAILFFILNYLQYAYFYERIRRLTFGAKRVLEGEYDIAISEDKEGDMSKLSASFNSMRGIIRNNLDELRKEKQFLVDLLSDISHQLKTPLSSMIIYNDILLNKELSKDQSNTFLVSNRNQLYRMNWLIKSILKLARIDAKAVEFNKENQSLNETIEDSIEALDSKASEAKVEIDFKKNRQVIFPHDSKWIQEALINIIKNSIEHSKENGKINVYLDENPIYRRITIEDNGEGISERDLPNIFKRFYKAKTSNNSESIGIGLALSKSIIEAHDGIIEARSNIFEGTRFIITFLKY comes from the coding sequence ATGAAAAGGTATTTTGGTAATCCAGAGCTTAGAATGAGTTCAGTACTTCTTTTGTTTATAAGTATATTATTCATGACAGTAACAATTTTTACTTTAAAATTATATCATGACAATTTAAAGGTAGATTATATAAAGACTTTGGGAGCTGTTACTGCAAAGGTATCAGAAAAAAATCCACAATTAGGAAGAGAGATCATACCTCTTATTACAAAAGAAGTAACAAAACAAGATGAAGAAAAGGGAAAGATAATATTAAAACAATATGGATTAACATCTAAACTTGAAAATCAACTTTTTCCGTATGTAAATGAGACATCAATAAAAGATATATACTCTATTATAACTATATTTATATTGATGGCAATTCTATTTTTTATACTCAATTACTTACAGTATGCATATTTCTATGAACGGATAAGAAGGTTGACCTTTGGGGCAAAAAGAGTATTGGAAGGTGAATATGATATAGCAATCAGTGAAGACAAAGAAGGAGATATGTCAAAACTTTCTGCTTCCTTCAATTCTATGAGAGGTATAATAAGAAATAATTTAGATGAGCTTAGAAAGGAAAAACAATTTTTAGTGGATTTGTTATCTGATATATCACATCAGCTTAAAACACCACTTTCTTCTATGATTATATATAATGACATATTATTGAATAAAGAATTATCTAAAGATCAAAGTAATACATTTTTAGTAAGTAATAGAAATCAGTTGTACAGAATGAATTGGCTTATAAAAAGCATATTGAAACTGGCAAGGATTGATGCTAAAGCAGTAGAATTTAATAAAGAAAATCAAAGTCTCAATGAAACCATAGAGGATTCTATAGAGGCATTAGATAGCAAAGCATCAGAGGCAAAAGTGGAAATAGATTTTAAGAAAAATAGACAGGTTATATTTCCTCATGATAGTAAATGGATTCAGGAGGCTCTGATAAATATTATAAAAAATTCAATAGAGCATAGTAAGGAAAATGGCAAAATAAATGTATATCTTGATGAAAATCCTATTTATAGAAGAATCACTATTGAAGATAATGGAGAAGGTATAAGTGAAAGAGATTTACCCAACATATTTAAGAGATTTTATAAGGCAAAGACATCAAATAATAGTGAATCCATTGGAATAGGTTTAGCACTTTCAAAGTCAATAATTGAGGCCCATGATGGAATTATTGAAGCTAGAAGTAATATTTTCGAAGGTACCAGATTTATTATTACATTTCTTAAATATTAA
- a CDS encoding response regulator transcription factor, protein MGINRYKLLLVEDDEPLAIGIEFTLKDAGYEVFRTSTVEGAVALFQNEKFSLIILDINLPDGNGYDLCKYIRDKSDIPVLFLTALDEEVNIVLGLEIGGDDYITKPFGVKEFLSRIKALIRRNYKNISAGSILKSGDIIVDTSMASIKKCGKEIALTAQEYKLLLIFMNKPEIIIKRKKILEELIEGEEAFFDENTLSVYIKRIREKIEDSVRDPKYIITQRGMGYIWNKSVIKE, encoded by the coding sequence ATGGGGATAAACAGATATAAATTATTATTAGTAGAAGATGATGAACCCCTAGCCATTGGCATAGAATTTACACTAAAAGATGCTGGTTATGAAGTTTTTAGAACTTCTACGGTGGAAGGTGCTGTGGCATTATTTCAGAATGAAAAGTTCAGCTTAATTATTTTAGATATCAATCTGCCTGATGGAAATGGATATGATCTATGCAAATACATAAGAGATAAGAGTGATATTCCAGTACTGTTTTTAACAGCTCTTGATGAAGAAGTTAATATAGTTCTTGGACTTGAAATAGGTGGAGATGATTATATTACAAAGCCCTTTGGAGTAAAAGAATTTCTATCAAGAATTAAAGCTCTAATAAGGAGAAATTATAAAAATATATCAGCAGGTAGTATATTAAAAAGTGGAGATATAATTGTGGATACTTCTATGGCTTCTATAAAAAAATGCGGAAAAGAAATTGCCCTTACGGCACAGGAATATAAACTTTTACTCATATTTATGAATAAACCTGAGATAATAATAAAGAGAAAAAAAATACTAGAGGAATTAATTGAAGGTGAAGAAGCATTTTTTGATGAAAATACTCTCTCTGTTTATATTAAGAGAATAAGAGAAAAGATAGAAGATAGTGTTAGAGATCCAAAGTATATAATTACTCAAAGAGGTATGGGATATATTTGGAATAAAAGCGTTATTAAGGAGTAG
- a CDS encoding ABC transporter permease: MNGGADISISSMLVSSLLVMVSLFFTYFQKLNLEKEIIIGVIRAVVQLVVVGYLLNYIFGLKSPIFTTFLLSFMIFNASYNAAKRNKGAKNGLLISFISIALGASITISILVFSGIIKYEAYQIIPIGGMIISNSMVALGLCFKQMNSAFKDKREEVQTKLSLGADILPSSIDIIRDSIKTGMMPTIDSTKTLGIVSLPGMMTGLILAGTSPVSAIKYQIIVTFMLLSTTAICSFIACYMCYRNFFNKRKQLI; this comes from the coding sequence ATGAATGGAGGAGCAGATATTAGTATTTCCTCAATGTTAGTTTCATCACTACTGGTAATGGTTTCTCTTTTTTTTACATATTTTCAAAAGTTAAATCTAGAGAAGGAGATAATTATAGGAGTAATTAGAGCTGTAGTTCAGTTAGTCGTTGTTGGTTACTTGCTCAATTATATATTTGGTTTAAAAAGTCCAATTTTTACAACCTTTTTATTGAGTTTTATGATATTTAATGCCTCGTATAACGCTGCAAAAAGGAATAAAGGAGCAAAAAATGGATTATTAATATCTTTTATATCAATAGCTTTAGGTGCCAGTATTACTATTTCAATACTTGTATTCTCAGGAATCATAAAATATGAGGCATATCAGATAATACCTATAGGTGGAATGATTATAAGCAACTCAATGGTAGCTTTGGGATTATGTTTTAAGCAAATGAACTCAGCCTTTAAAGATAAACGTGAAGAAGTTCAGACAAAGCTTTCTCTGGGAGCAGATATTTTACCATCTTCCATAGATATAATAAGAGATTCCATTAAAACGGGAATGATGCCTACAATAGATTCCACAAAAACATTGGGTATAGTATCTTTACCAGGTATGATGACTGGACTTATCTTGGCTGGAACCTCACCAGTTAGTGCTATAAAATATCAGATAATAGTTACTTTTATGCTCCTTTCAACTACGGCTATTTGTTCCTTTATAGCATGTTATATGTGTTACAGAAATTTCTTTAATAAACGAAAACAGTTGATATAA
- a CDS encoding ABC transporter ATP-binding protein, which translates to MSLLSLENITYINDNKIILKDISLNINSGDFISIVGASGSGKSTFLKLCAHLISPTEGNMIYRNKSYVEYSPIDWRKSIGYCFQNPCLFGDTVIENLNFPYLIRNIMMDSSRVTKLLSLFKLKKSYLNEKVKNLSGGEKQRIALIRSILFKPKILLLDEVTSALDVDNTLIVENVIKALNREGITILWITHNPEQSKKYSNKIIVMENGQIMSLEVLK; encoded by the coding sequence TTGTCCTTACTGAGTCTTGAAAATATTACGTATATTAATGATAATAAAATCATACTAAAAGATATATCATTAAATATTAATTCTGGAGATTTTATTTCTATAGTAGGAGCTTCGGGAAGTGGTAAAAGTACATTTTTGAAATTGTGTGCACATCTTATAAGCCCCACAGAGGGAAATATGATTTATAGGAATAAATCATACGTGGAGTATAGCCCTATAGATTGGAGAAAAAGCATAGGTTATTGTTTTCAAAATCCTTGCCTTTTTGGAGATACTGTAATTGAAAATCTAAATTTCCCCTATTTAATAAGAAATATAATGATGGATTCAAGTAGAGTAACTAAGCTTTTATCACTTTTTAAACTTAAAAAAAGTTACTTGAATGAGAAGGTAAAAAATCTTTCTGGTGGCGAAAAACAAAGAATAGCACTTATTAGAAGTATATTATTTAAACCAAAAATTCTTTTATTAGATGAAGTTACTTCGGCTCTTGATGTGGATAACACTTTAATTGTAGAAAATGTAATAAAAGCTTTAAATAGAGAAGGTATTACAATTTTATGGATAACACATAATCCAGAGCAAAGTAAAAAATATTCAAATAAAATAATAGTTATGGAAAATGGTCAAATAATGTCTTTGGAGGTTTTAAAATGA
- a CDS encoding MarR family winged helix-turn-helix transcriptional regulator, whose translation MDENVLLHKLIEILEYKNFYQFETSNIQPQDMYILERVYFSEKLKVKDISKKYNIPASTATGIIDRLEAKNYVKRIRNNVDRRTVELIITEDGKLVVDSHINEDKMFAHNLFNTLEKDKKEVFKQLLIELIKNVKKDQLFKPN comes from the coding sequence TTGGATGAAAATGTTTTATTGCATAAATTAATAGAAATTTTGGAATATAAAAATTTTTATCAGTTTGAAACTTCAAATATTCAGCCTCAGGATATGTATATATTGGAGAGAGTATATTTTAGTGAAAAATTAAAAGTTAAGGATATATCTAAGAAATATAATATACCAGCTTCAACGGCTACAGGGATTATTGATAGATTAGAAGCAAAGAATTATGTTAAAAGGATTAGAAATAATGTAGATAGAAGAACTGTGGAACTCATTATAACTGAAGATGGAAAGTTAGTGGTAGACAGTCATATCAATGAAGATAAAATGTTTGCACATAATCTGTTTAATACATTGGAGAAGGATAAAAAGGAAGTATTTAAGCAGTTGTTGATTGAATTAATTAAAAATGTAAAAAAGGATCAATTATTTAAGCCAAATTAA
- a CDS encoding ABC transporter permease, which produces MISSYKQLTGRYLKANKKRSLLTIIGILLSVALIATIGFFIVGMQQAQIEDIKNGYGSWHVSFSAPEEEIISKVVNNPKVLKSGMYQQGEQINIKKDLKLSPTIASGKALELLPMKIKEGRFPKEKNEVALEKWVLPYIGDNIKVGDNIKIQNREYTLTGILQDSVYTQSQKNGTMLLISDNIDRRKAALLAEVSPKTNLKNAVKELTSLTDKKITSINDKGQKIQIPSVVKNSLLIDMQGGGDRNSGLAQLYIPVGIIIGIVVVATIAVIYNAFQISVVERIKQFGLLRAIGTTPKQIRKIVLREATILTIIGIPLGILVGVAAICTIQYVFQVIGGDSVEWFKLSISPAVIIISIIVGVVSVYVSALIPAFLAGRISPLVAINSRTSIVKEKMKKKRFSIMGKIFKFEGALASKNIKRNRKRYRITVFSIVISVVLFITFKSFMDMTLNISDTLNESKNIHFLVQTNSSTFIDNNIIKNISTLNSIDKVYKVYKQYDFDQFIDKDKEIKAIKGIGSIYGRNTNINGQEKVLMNGSINVYDKAALQASKKYIQSGSIDIDKLNNENGVVVINKNQLLNDKTNKKYVGPIVGIKVGDEIELQYSGETSNTVTNNGQGITTRINPAQNKGKLNKVKVIAILKEDPFDFQGLQNGIKIITTEEMAKKLTGKNDIGVVALNIVTKNVKNEGASKAEIEKGIKSQPSLSLINYLDGNRKTKSTILMVKILVYGFIVVVSLIGSVNIINTLTTNIILRKKEFAALKAIGLTQKGLRKMIILEGLLYAIVGTIYGSIIACGLSYMIYSGMSGIREMIWPVPWDAMIIATIASLVISYLSVLSPLARINKENLIEAVREDY; this is translated from the coding sequence ATGATAAGTAGTTATAAACAGCTCACAGGTAGATATCTTAAGGCCAATAAAAAGAGAAGTTTACTTACTATTATAGGAATACTATTATCCGTTGCACTAATAGCTACTATAGGTTTTTTTATTGTGGGTATGCAGCAGGCGCAAATTGAAGATATAAAAAATGGATATGGCTCCTGGCATGTATCTTTTTCTGCACCAGAGGAAGAGATAATATCAAAGGTAGTAAACAATCCCAAAGTTTTAAAAAGTGGAATGTATCAGCAGGGTGAACAGATAAACATAAAAAAGGACTTAAAATTATCTCCTACAATTGCTTCTGGTAAGGCTTTGGAGCTCTTACCTATGAAGATAAAAGAAGGAAGATTCCCAAAAGAAAAAAATGAGGTTGCTCTTGAAAAGTGGGTGCTTCCTTATATTGGAGATAATATTAAAGTTGGAGATAATATTAAAATTCAAAATAGAGAATATACTCTAACAGGTATTCTTCAAGATAGTGTATATACACAAAGTCAAAAAAATGGCACAATGCTTTTAATAAGTGATAATATTGATAGAAGGAAAGCGGCACTTCTTGCAGAAGTAAGCCCAAAGACAAATTTGAAAAATGCAGTAAAAGAGCTCACATCGCTAACGGATAAGAAAATAACAAGTATAAATGATAAGGGACAGAAAATTCAAATTCCATCTGTAGTTAAAAATTCACTTCTTATAGACATGCAAGGAGGAGGAGACAGAAATTCAGGATTAGCACAATTATATATACCAGTAGGAATAATAATTGGAATTGTTGTAGTTGCCACTATTGCAGTAATATATAATGCATTTCAAATAAGTGTTGTGGAAAGAATTAAGCAATTTGGTCTTTTAAGGGCTATAGGTACTACCCCAAAACAAATAAGAAAGATAGTATTGAGAGAAGCAACTATACTTACTATAATAGGAATACCTTTGGGAATTCTTGTAGGTGTAGCAGCAATATGCACAATTCAATACGTTTTTCAAGTTATAGGAGGAGATTCTGTAGAATGGTTTAAATTATCAATATCACCTGCAGTAATAATAATAAGTATAATTGTGGGTGTTGTATCCGTGTATGTATCAGCTTTAATACCAGCTTTTCTTGCAGGAAGAATTTCTCCATTAGTTGCCATAAACAGTAGAACATCCATAGTAAAAGAGAAAATGAAGAAAAAACGATTTTCAATTATGGGAAAGATATTTAAATTTGAAGGTGCTTTAGCTTCAAAAAATATAAAGAGAAATAGAAAGAGATATAGAATAACTGTTTTTTCCATAGTAATAAGTGTAGTGTTGTTTATTACTTTTAAATCCTTTATGGATATGACATTAAATATATCAGATACTCTCAATGAATCGAAGAATATACATTTTTTAGTTCAGACAAATTCATCTACTTTTATAGATAATAATATAATAAAAAATATAAGTACCTTAAATTCCATTGATAAAGTGTATAAAGTATATAAACAATACGATTTTGACCAATTTATAGATAAGGATAAAGAAATTAAAGCTATAAAGGGTATTGGTAGTATATATGGCAGGAATACAAATATAAATGGACAAGAAAAGGTATTAATGAATGGAAGTATTAACGTATACGATAAGGCTGCTTTACAGGCATCAAAAAAGTATATACAGTCAGGTAGTATAGATATAGATAAATTAAACAATGAAAATGGTGTTGTTGTAATAAATAAAAATCAACTTCTCAATGATAAAACTAATAAAAAATATGTTGGTCCTATAGTAGGTATAAAAGTTGGAGATGAAATAGAACTGCAATATAGTGGAGAAACAAGTAATACTGTAACAAATAATGGCCAAGGTATTACTACAAGAATTAATCCGGCACAAAATAAAGGAAAATTAAATAAGGTAAAGGTAATTGCTATACTTAAAGAAGATCCTTTCGATTTTCAAGGGCTGCAGAATGGAATTAAGATTATAACAACGGAAGAAATGGCTAAGAAGCTAACTGGGAAAAATGATATTGGAGTTGTTGCATTAAATATAGTTACCAAAAATGTAAAAAATGAAGGTGCTTCAAAAGCTGAAATAGAGAAAGGTATAAAATCACAACCATCCTTAAGTTTAATAAATTACTTAGATGGTAATAGAAAGACAAAGTCTACAATTTTAATGGTTAAAATACTGGTATATGGCTTTATCGTAGTAGTATCCTTAATAGGGAGTGTTAATATTATAAATACGTTGACTACAAACATAATACTTAGAAAAAAAGAATTTGCTGCTTTAAAGGCTATAGGTTTAACTCAAAAAGGTCTCAGAAAAATGATAATTTTAGAAGGCCTATTATATGCTATTGTTGGAACTATATATGGATCAATAATAGCCTGCGGGTTATCCTATATGATTTACAGTGGAATGAGCGGAATAAGAGAAATGATTTGGCCAGTGCCCTGGGATGCAATGATAATTGCTACCATAGCTTCTCTTGTAATAAGTTATCTTTCTGTACTCTCGCCATTAGCCAGAATTAACAAAGAAAATTTAATTGAAGCAGTAAGAGAAGACTATTAA
- a CDS encoding ABC transporter ATP-binding protein, with translation MEILKVQNLNKTYGKGDNRVEALKDVNLTVNKGEFVVIVGASGSGKSTLLHMLGGLDRPTSGKVIIDGESIYDYKEERLAIFRRRKIGFVFQFFNLIPVLDVEENIALPALMDNDKVDKTYLNEIIELLGLNERKNHLPSELSGGQQQRVSIGRALLNKPSIIFADEPTGNLDSKSSKEVIDLLKFTAKKYNQTLVLITHDIRIADSADRVISIEDGRITSDKYIKFSMEGDSRYDK, from the coding sequence ATGGAGATTTTAAAAGTACAAAATTTAAATAAAACCTATGGAAAGGGAGATAATAGGGTAGAAGCACTTAAAGATGTAAATTTAACTGTTAATAAAGGAGAATTTGTAGTAATTGTTGGTGCATCAGGCTCTGGTAAGAGTACACTTTTACATATGTTGGGAGGCTTGGATAGGCCTACTTCAGGTAAGGTTATTATCGATGGAGAAAGTATATATGATTATAAAGAAGAACGTCTTGCCATATTCAGAAGGAGAAAAATAGGATTCGTATTCCAATTTTTTAATTTGATACCAGTACTGGATGTGGAAGAAAATATAGCTTTACCAGCTCTTATGGACAATGACAAAGTTGATAAAACTTATTTAAATGAGATTATTGAACTGCTTGGACTTAATGAGAGAAAAAATCACCTTCCTTCAGAATTATCAGGAGGGCAGCAGCAGAGAGTGTCTATAGGCAGAGCGCTTTTAAATAAGCCTTCTATAATATTTGCTGATGAACCTACAGGAAATCTTGACAGTAAAAGCTCTAAAGAAGTAATAGATCTTTTGAAATTTACAGCTAAAAAATACAATCAAACTCTTGTACTTATAACTCATGATATAAGAATAGCGGACTCCGCTGATAGAGTAATTTCCATTGAAGATGGAAGGATAACTTCTGACAAATATATTAAATTTTCAATGGAAGGAGATAGCAGATATGATAAGTAG
- the rpiB gene encoding ribose 5-phosphate isomerase B: MKIAMGNDHAGFDLKEEIKAVLESQGHEVIDFGTHSKDSCDLPDFIYPAALAVGKGEADRGIFVDGVGYGSALIANRIYGVNAVVCQDPFCAKLARQHTDSNVLCIGGKIIGSAIALDIVDVWMKTEFFTGIEKYEKRVQKVNEITERHLKKLSEI; encoded by the coding sequence ATGAAAATTGCAATGGGAAATGACCATGCTGGATTTGATTTAAAGGAAGAAATAAAGGCCGTTTTAGAAAGTCAAGGACATGAAGTAATAGATTTTGGAACTCACAGTAAGGATTCCTGTGATCTGCCAGATTTTATTTATCCTGCAGCTTTAGCAGTAGGTAAAGGAGAGGCTGATCGTGGAATATTTGTAGATGGAGTTGGATATGGAAGTGCATTAATTGCAAACAGAATATATGGAGTAAATGCAGTAGTCTGTCAGGATCCATTTTGTGCAAAATTAGCACGTCAGCATACTGATAGTAATGTACTTTGTATTGGAGGCAAAATAATAGGTTCCGCCATAGCTCTTGATATTGTAGATGTATGGATGAAGACTGAATTCTTTACTGGAATTGAAAAATATGAAAAACGTGTACAGAAAGTAAATGAGATAACAGAAAGACATTTAAAGAAATTATCTGAAATATAA
- a CDS encoding glutaredoxin family protein — protein MKPVTMFVTSWCPYCKQAFSFMNALKQENPKYQDIEIKIIDEELHPEISKKYDYYYVPTYYVGNFKVHEGVPTKEIVKNVFDRACASNEKTSIF, from the coding sequence ATGAAACCTGTAACTATGTTTGTAACCAGTTGGTGTCCTTATTGTAAACAAGCTTTTTCCTTTATGAATGCTTTAAAACAAGAAAATCCAAAATATCAAGATATAGAGATTAAAATAATTGATGAAGAACTTCATCCAGAAATTTCAAAGAAATATGACTATTATTATGTGCCAACTTATTATGTTGGAAATTTCAAAGTACATGAAGGTGTTCCTACTAAAGAAATTGTCAAAAATGTATTTGATAGGGCCTGTGCTTCTAATGAGAAAACCAGTATTTTTTAA
- the mscL gene encoding large-conductance mechanosensitive channel protein MscL, which yields MWKDFKKFALKGNVIDLAVAVIIGGAFGKIVTSLVNDIIMPPLGLILGKVDFSEFYINLSSNTYKSLTEAKAAGAPTINYGMFLNNIIQFLIVAFSIFIVIKQLDRFKKKEEKAETEKECPYCFTKINIKAVRCPNCTSVLEDYQNELD from the coding sequence ATGTGGAAAGATTTTAAAAAGTTTGCTCTAAAGGGTAATGTAATTGATTTGGCAGTAGCTGTAATAATAGGTGGTGCTTTTGGGAAAATAGTTACATCCTTGGTGAATGACATCATTATGCCACCGCTTGGATTAATTTTAGGAAAAGTTGATTTTAGTGAATTTTATATTAATTTAAGCTCAAATACATACAAATCATTAACGGAAGCAAAAGCAGCGGGAGCACCTACTATAAATTATGGAATGTTCTTAAATAACATAATCCAATTTTTAATAGTAGCGTTTTCTATTTTTATTGTAATAAAGCAGCTGGATAGATTTAAGAAAAAGGAAGAAAAAGCTGAAACAGAAAAAGAGTGTCCTTACTGCTTTACTAAGATAAATATTAAGGCTGTACGATGTCCAAATTGCACATCAGTGTTAGAGGATTATCAAAATGAATTGGATTAA